In the genome of candidate division WOR-3 bacterium, one region contains:
- a CDS encoding ABC transporter ATP-binding protein — MLRDTNFPDRNSLFHFDADTFLLQRIPFWRFIKFLVPYWRKGLFAFIFMLLSVGLQLPMPFLTRFLIDKVIVLKSFQLLNIIGLVLIGVLFIYAVSTFLQSFLLTTFRGRVLFDIRLKLFEHIQKLSLTFFHKEETGYLMSRLSDDVNAVQGLLADTLVSAGQNILTFIAGVGCTLYIHPKLALICFLILPFYLLSLMVFNKRIRNMSYEVRERYALLNKNLQELLSGVSVIKAFTGEKRATIKMVKKISEAIRKEVRLDITATIASISSALISAAGPIVLIWYGCAEIMRGNLTVGSLIAFNSFIGYLFGPTRNLYNLNLNVQRSLTAVERIFEMLDLAPEKDGKKEIEIKEGRVIFENVSFSYNGAEEVLKDISFEVNPGEIVAIVGRSGVGKTTLVSLLPRFFEPERGRILIDGEDIKDVRLKSLRGQIGICSQDVFLFSDTIRENIKFGNPEAKDGAIENAARLAYADEFIKNLPQGYETKVGERGVNLSGGERQRIAIARALIKNPKILILDEATSQLDSESEKAIQEALKNLLENRTTFIITHRLSTIRNADKILVLDEGKIASIGRHEELYSTCAVYRHLYDEQFLKQD; from the coding sequence ATGTTGAGAGATACGAATTTTCCTGACAGAAATAGTCTTTTTCATTTTGATGCCGATACCTTTTTGCTTCAACGAATACCTTTCTGGAGATTTATAAAATTTCTCGTCCCCTACTGGCGTAAGGGGCTTTTTGCCTTTATTTTTATGCTTCTATCAGTAGGACTACAACTCCCAATGCCATTTTTGACGAGGTTTCTTATTGATAAGGTAATCGTTCTTAAAAGTTTTCAATTACTGAATATTATCGGGCTTGTCTTGATTGGCGTTCTTTTTATATATGCGGTCTCAACATTCTTACAGAGTTTCTTATTAACTACTTTCCGTGGACGAGTCTTGTTTGATATAAGACTAAAATTATTTGAGCACATACAAAAATTATCACTAACATTCTTCCATAAAGAAGAGACCGGTTATCTAATGTCCCGATTGAGTGATGATGTCAATGCAGTTCAGGGATTGCTTGCGGATACATTGGTCTCCGCAGGACAGAATATCTTGACTTTTATCGCTGGTGTTGGTTGCACGCTATATATCCATCCCAAACTTGCTTTAATCTGCTTTTTGATTCTGCCATTTTATCTACTGTCATTAATGGTATTTAATAAGAGAATTAGAAATATGAGTTATGAGGTGAGGGAAAGGTATGCCTTATTGAATAAAAACCTACAGGAATTATTATCCGGGGTCTCGGTGATTAAGGCATTTACTGGAGAAAAGCGAGCAACGATAAAGATGGTTAAAAAGATAAGTGAGGCAATCCGTAAGGAGGTCAGGTTAGATATTACTGCCACGATTGCCTCTATCTCTTCGGCATTAATCTCTGCGGCAGGGCCGATTGTCTTAATCTGGTATGGTTGTGCAGAGATAATGAGGGGGAATTTAACGGTTGGTAGTTTGATTGCATTCAATTCTTTTATTGGCTATCTATTTGGACCAACGAGAAATTTGTATAATTTAAATCTTAATGTTCAACGCTCACTGACAGCAGTAGAAAGAATTTTTGAAATGCTTGATTTAGCACCTGAAAAAGACGGCAAAAAAGAGATTGAGATAAAAGAGGGCAGGGTTATATTTGAAAATGTCTCTTTTTCTTATAATGGGGCTGAGGAAGTATTAAAAGATATTTCATTTGAGGTAAACCCTGGTGAGATAGTTGCGATTGTGGGTCGAAGCGGTGTCGGTAAGACAACATTAGTCTCTTTACTTCCAAGATTCTTTGAGCCAGAAAGGGGGAGGATATTGATTGATGGTGAGGATATAAAAGATGTAAGATTAAAATCATTAAGGGGTCAAATTGGTATATGCTCACAGGATGTATTTTTATTTTCAGATACAATAAGGGAGAATATAAAATTTGGCAATCCCGAGGCAAAAGATGGTGCGATAGAAAATGCGGCAAGGTTGGCTTACGCAGATGAATTTATTAAAAACTTGCCGCAAGGATATGAAACAAAGGTAGGTGAGCGTGGTGTTAATCTTTCTGGTGGTGAGCGACAGCGGATTGCAATAGCGCGGGCTTTAATAAAAAATCCCAAGATTTTAATTCTTGATGAGGCGACTTCACAATTGGATTCAGAATCAGAAAAGGCGATTCAAGAGGCATTAAAGAACTTATTAGAAAACCGCACCACTTTTATCATTACCCATAGATTATCAACAATTCGAAATGCGGATAAGATTTTGGTTTTAGATGAAGGCAAGATTGCTAGTATTGGAAGGCATGAAGAATTGTATAGTACCTGTGCGGTTTATAGACATCTTTATGATGAGCAATTTTTGAAACAAGATTAA